The following DNA comes from Halalkaliarchaeum sp. AArc-CO.
TGCGAACTCGCGGTGAGGTGCGTCGTAGTAGGTGTCCGTCTGCTCGACGTACGTTTGCCGCGACAGTTCCATCTTCTCGAGGCGGCCGCGCACGGATTCGTGCGTCGCCGGGACCTTCAGTTCGACCTCGTACATTCGTTTCGCAGTGAGGTACGACCGGGACCGGCGTCAGTGTGTCGTTCGTCCCGGACGGACGTCGTTCGTCTCGAATCAGCGTGAGACATATAGTTCCGGCAGCGAAACGAGGACCGATGAGCGCCCTCGGGCCGCCGATCGCGCTGGAACGGGTCGTCGCCAGTGTGGCGTACGAACTGCCGGAGTCGCTGTTGTTCGTCCTCGCGCTCGCAACGGTCGGAACGGCGCTGGTCTTGCTGCTCGCAGTAGGGGGCTATCTCCGGCGGAGGTCGACACCGTATCTCCTTGTCGTGATTGCGGTTGCGGCGCTTTTCGCACGGTCGATCGTCGGTTTCGGGACGCTGTACGGACACGTTCCGATGGGCACACACCATCTCCTCGAACACGGATTCGACTTCCTGATCGCCGTCTGCGTGCTGACCGCGGTGTACCTGATGGGAGCACCCGACGTCGGGAGTCGAACCGACTGACCCGGTGACGGTCACAGGTTCCGTGCGATGAACGCGTCGATCTCGCGAACCAGCGACGGCCGAAAGGTCCAGAACCCCCGCCACCGTTCGGATTCCGTTTCGATTCCGACCAGGGCGGCATGCGGAGCTTCCGCTTCGCCCGCGACCCACTCGTTCGACTCCGCGTTGGAGTCGCTCGAATCGGACGGGGTGTACACGACGAACCAGGATTTTCTGAACGCCTCGGTGTAGCCCCCGTGAGCGATCAACGCCGAGTCGGTCGACGGACGCCAATCCGGTATCCCATACACGTGTGTTTGCACTTCGGAGTCGTCGAGCGTTCGGTACACCTTCCGAGTGCCACGCTCGTCTTCGATCCGGGAGAGACGCTGGAACGACGTCCTGAGTCTCCCCGCCCCCTGTCGGTACGCGCGCCGTTCGATGAACCGCGACATGGCGATCAACAGTAGTTTCTCCTTGTTCGACTCGGGGTAGCTGCGAACAACGAACGGTACCTCTTCGAGACCCGTAAGAACCGCCGGGAGGCTCCCGTCGCTGAACCCGGCGGTTCCGGTCTTGTACAGGTCCGAGTTCACGAGTAAGATCGTCTCTTCGAGCGAGGAGAGCGGCGATGTCGCAATGACCCGGGGATCCGCCTCCGATTCGGGTTCCTCGACCAGCACGACCACGTCGCTGTCCGCGTCGGGGAGATCCCGTTCGGAGACGTTCACGGGTTGTCCCTCGAACGTCCGTTCCAGGATTCGAACGAGCGGCTCCGGCTGTGAACGATTGACGAGGAGAAGCGAGCGGCGCGGTGCGGAAAGGGAGTCGAAGAACTGCTCGAGCGAGGACCTCATGTCTCGGTGGGGAGTGGTCAACCGGGACGCATAATTGTTGTGCACGAGGTGGAGAATTCGAGTCCCGGTCGAGTTGGGTTCGAGCGGCGGTTCGTCAGTTTCGGAGGAGTGCGTAGGCGACTGCGCCGCCGAGCGTAACGACGACACCGGAGCCGAGGATGAGCGTCCGGTAGCCGGCGACGGTGGTGACGAACAGCGCCTCCGCAAAGAACGTAAACGCGATCGGTCCCACCGTCTGTCCCAACCGCAGCAGGCTGGTTCGCATTCCCATCATCCCCGCACGCAGATCCGCCGAAACGAGCGTTATCACCGTGGTGTCGATCGAGGGCATCACGATCCCGAACCCGACGCCAAAGGAGAGCAGTGCGACCCCGACCGCGATCGGCGAGGGTGCAAGCCAGACGCCCAGCAGACTCACCCCGTAGGCGACGAACCCCAGCGCGACGAGCTGGGAGGCGGAACGCCACTGCGAGATCCGTCCGAACTGGGAGGAGACGGTCGCGCTCGCGACGGCAACCATCGCCAGGATCGGACCGATCTGTCCGGACGTAAGACCGAACTCGTCGCTCAAAAGCAGTGGCAAGGCGGTGAGGATCGCGCCGTAGAAGACGCTGAACGCGACGAAGATCGCGAGGTAAATCGCCAGCGCCTCCGGGAGGAAAAGCACTGCCCAGAGCCGCGAGAGGTAGGTCCGCACGTCGGTGGCCACTCCGCTGTCCGGCTCCTCGAGCAGGAACGCTGCGAGCACGCCGACGAGAACGGCGATCCCGAAAAACAGGAACGGAACGGACCACCGGATCGTCGCGAGCGCGCCCCCGATCAACGGGTACATCGCCGCGCCGGCACCGATCGTGCTCCCGTTGAAGCCGATCACCGCGTTCCGGCGGGGCCCCTCGTAAACGTCGCCGACGATCGTGATCGCCAGGGTGACGAGCGCGCTGGCGCCGATCCCCTGCAGGAACCGGAGCGCGATGACGGCCCGGAAGGTGTCGACGAACGCGATTCCGGCGCCGGCGACGCCGAACAGGATCAAAAGCGGAACGAGCGTGTTCCGGCGTCCGACGCGGTCGGCGACGAGCCCCATAAACGGCGTGACGAAGATTCCCGGCAGCGTGTAGGCCGTGATGACGAGTCCGACCTGAGCGTCGGAGACACCGAACACGGGACGGAGGTCCGGCAA
Coding sequences within:
- a CDS encoding DICT sensory domain-containing protein codes for the protein MRSSLEQFFDSLSAPRRSLLLVNRSQPEPLVRILERTFEGQPVNVSERDLPDADSDVVVLVEEPESEADPRVIATSPLSSLEETILLVNSDLYKTGTAGFSDGSLPAVLTGLEEVPFVVRSYPESNKEKLLLIAMSRFIERRAYRQGAGRLRTSFQRLSRIEDERGTRKVYRTLDDSEVQTHVYGIPDWRPSTDSALIAHGGYTEAFRKSWFVVYTPSDSSDSNAESNEWVAGEAEAPHAALVGIETESERWRGFWTFRPSLVREIDAFIARNL
- a CDS encoding MFS transporter; the encoded protein is MNEHANADPSATIPWRSRTLYFVIASSLIGVMGVSLISPVLPDLRPVFGVSDAQVGLVITAYTLPGIFVTPFMGLVADRVGRRNTLVPLLILFGVAGAGIAFVDTFRAVIALRFLQGIGASALVTLAITIVGDVYEGPRRNAVIGFNGSTIGAGAAMYPLIGGALATIRWSVPFLFFGIAVLVGVLAAFLLEEPDSGVATDVRTYLSRLWAVLFLPEALAIYLAIFVAFSVFYGAILTALPLLLSDEFGLTSGQIGPILAMVAVASATVSSQFGRISQWRSASQLVALGFVAYGVSLLGVWLAPSPIAVGVALLSFGVGFGIVMPSIDTTVITLVSADLRAGMMGMRTSLLRLGQTVGPIAFTFFAEALFVTTVAGYRTLILGSGVVVTLGGAVAYALLRN